Proteins from a single region of Nodularia sp. LEGE 06071:
- a CDS encoding GNAT family N-acetyltransferase yields MKVRRYKIGDTAEIIQLFYDTIHEVNIRDYTQEQIDAWTSVNMDVEVWMNSLKSKFTYIAEKDNKILGFGELEANGHIDRFYCHKDFQGQGVGTKILEQIEVTARNLEIKKLFVEASITAKPFFARKNFMVVKQQEIERSGQKLINFVMEKVLSNG; encoded by the coding sequence ATGAAAGTACGAAGATACAAAATAGGTGATACCGCAGAAATTATCCAGTTGTTCTATGACACTATTCATGAAGTGAATATTCGAGATTATACTCAAGAACAAATTGATGCTTGGACATCAGTAAATATGGATGTTGAAGTTTGGATGAACAGCTTAAAAAGTAAGTTTACTTATATAGCGGAAAAGGATAATAAAATTCTGGGTTTTGGGGAATTAGAGGCAAATGGACATATTGACCGCTTTTATTGCCATAAAGATTTTCAAGGTCAAGGAGTTGGTACTAAAATCTTAGAACAAATTGAAGTAACAGCGAGAAATTTAGAAATTAAAAAGTTATTTGTTGAAGCTAGTATTACAGCCAAGCCTTTTTTTGCTAGGAAGAATTTTATGGTTGTAAAACAACAAGAAATAGAACGCAGTGGGCAAAAATTAATAAATTTTGTTATGGAAAAAGTTTTATCTAATGGCTGA
- a CDS encoding hydantoinase/oxoprolinase family protein has protein sequence MLKFFADRGGTFTDIVAVTDEQIIIDKLSRHPERFLIVPIPEQQWVIVYKLLSENPEQYQDAAIQGIRDIMSLTGNEPIPTAAIEVVKMGTTVATNALLERKGDRVVLLITKGFKDALRIGYQNRPDIFARHIVLPTMLYEQVIEVDERYDAHGEELTPVNILQVKNDLQTVYHAGIRSCAIVFMHSDRYPHHEQQVAQIAQEIGFTQISISHQVSPLMKIVSRGDTTVVDAYLTPILRRYVNQISSQLPAVKLMFMKSDGGLVAAPQFQGKDSILSGPAGGIVGAVQTSQRADFQLVITFDMGGTSTDVAHFKGEYERQLDSEIAGARMRVPVLAINTIAAGGGSILFFDGSSYRVGPESAGSNPGPACYRRGGKLAVTDANVMLGKIHPQYFPSVFGLDGNLPLDREIVIEKFTQLAQEIADVTDNHRTPEQVAAGFMAIAVENMANAIKKISLQRGYDVSQYTLCCFGGAGAQVACLIADILGMKKIFLHPYAGVLSAYGMGLADIRSIREAGVEQPLNPELIPQLQPLMATLETQARNELTSDGVNGEELVVQKVNLKYAGTNSTLNINFASDIAIMRQEFELEHKTRYGFMQQDKTLIIESVSVEVIQEMDTPEEPLITRIRPRDEAPKPVETVRMFTDNQWHHTPVYRREDLQPGDSINGSAIIVEKISTIIVEPNWQARLTERNHLILQRS, from the coding sequence ATGCTCAAATTTTTTGCTGACCGCGGCGGTACATTCACAGATATAGTTGCTGTCACGGATGAGCAGATAATTATTGATAAACTATCCAGACATCCTGAGCGTTTTTTAATTGTGCCGATTCCTGAACAGCAATGGGTGATAGTCTACAAACTACTTTCCGAGAATCCTGAACAATATCAAGACGCAGCTATTCAAGGTATTCGGGATATCATGAGTCTGACAGGTAATGAACCCATTCCCACAGCAGCCATAGAAGTGGTCAAAATGGGGACTACAGTAGCCACCAATGCCCTCTTAGAAAGAAAAGGCGATCGCGTCGTTCTTCTCATTACCAAAGGCTTTAAAGATGCCCTACGCATTGGCTACCAGAATCGTCCTGATATCTTTGCCCGTCATATCGTACTACCCACGATGCTGTACGAACAGGTGATTGAGGTAGATGAACGCTATGATGCCCACGGTGAGGAGTTAACGCCTGTAAATATTTTACAAGTCAAAAACGATTTACAGACAGTTTACCACGCAGGCATCCGCAGTTGTGCCATAGTTTTCATGCATAGCGATCGCTACCCCCACCACGAACAACAAGTAGCCCAAATTGCCCAAGAAATCGGATTTACGCAGATATCTATATCTCATCAAGTTAGTCCCTTAATGAAAATAGTCAGCCGGGGCGATACAACAGTTGTAGATGCTTATTTAACACCAATTTTGCGCCGCTACGTTAACCAAATTTCTAGTCAGTTACCCGCAGTCAAATTAATGTTTATGAAATCTGACGGCGGATTAGTAGCAGCCCCACAATTTCAAGGTAAAGATAGTATTTTAAGTGGCCCGGCTGGGGGGATAGTCGGCGCAGTTCAAACCAGTCAAAGAGCAGATTTCCAGTTAGTAATTACCTTTGATATGGGCGGAACCAGTACAGATGTTGCCCACTTTAAAGGAGAATATGAACGCCAATTAGATTCGGAAATTGCTGGGGCGCGAATGCGAGTTCCTGTATTAGCAATTAATACCATAGCGGCTGGTGGTGGTTCAATTTTATTTTTTGATGGTTCTAGTTATCGTGTCGGACCTGAATCTGCGGGTTCAAATCCTGGGCCGGCTTGTTACCGCAGAGGTGGTAAATTAGCAGTTACAGATGCCAATGTGATGTTAGGCAAAATACACCCGCAATATTTTCCCTCTGTCTTTGGCTTAGATGGTAATTTGCCTTTAGATCGAGAGATTGTGATTGAGAAATTTACCCAGTTAGCCCAAGAAATTGCCGATGTCACAGACAATCATCGTACACCAGAACAAGTAGCGGCTGGATTTATGGCGATCGCAGTTGAAAATATGGCAAATGCCATTAAAAAAATCAGTCTACAACGAGGCTATGATGTTAGTCAATATACCCTTTGTTGCTTTGGCGGTGCTGGAGCGCAAGTTGCTTGTTTAATTGCCGATATATTGGGGATGAAAAAGATATTTTTGCACCCTTACGCTGGGGTTTTATCTGCCTATGGAATGGGATTAGCTGATATTAGATCAATTAGAGAAGCAGGAGTAGAACAGCCTTTAAACCCAGAATTAATCCCGCAATTACAGCCACTAATGGCAACATTAGAAACTCAAGCGAGAAATGAATTAACTTCAGACGGTGTAAATGGTGAAGAGTTAGTAGTGCAGAAAGTTAATTTAAAATATGCAGGTACTAACTCAACCTTAAATATTAATTTTGCTTCAGATATAGCGATAATGCGACAAGAATTTGAGCTTGAACATAAAACTCGCTACGGTTTTATGCAACAAGACAAAACCTTAATTATCGAATCTGTCTCAGTAGAAGTAATTCAGGAAATGGATACACCTGAAGAACCTTTAATTACTCGTATCCGTCCCAGAGACGAAGCACCAAAACCTGTGGAAACAGTCAGAATGTTTACAGATAACCAATGGCATCATACACCCGTTTATCGGCGAGAAGATTTACAACCAGGAGATAGTATTAATGGTTCTGCGATTATCGTAGAAAAAATTAGCACAATTATAGTTGAACCAAATTGGCAAGCCAGATTAACTGAACGCAATCATTTAATTTTACAGCGTTCCTAA
- a CDS encoding ester cyclase — MLPQENKAIVLEFYQAFDNRNIDKAFALLASNFVAHMAGVAEPLNGEGFKEFGMAFYLAFTNSEHKFDQVIVEEDKIVTCGTFTATHLGNFQGIPPTGKQIQLSIMHIDRVENGKIVEHWGQGDALGLMQQLGIVFIPGFTLVPHIIKSLLAKPFKSYPKSNTNKG, encoded by the coding sequence ATGTTACCCCAGGAAAATAAAGCCATAGTTCTTGAGTTTTATCAAGCTTTCGACAATCGAAATATTGACAAAGCATTCGCACTTCTCGCCTCAAATTTTGTAGCTCACATGGCTGGTGTCGCTGAACCCCTCAATGGCGAAGGTTTTAAAGAATTTGGTATGGCTTTCTACTTAGCCTTTACCAATAGTGAACACAAATTTGATCAGGTGATTGTTGAAGAAGATAAAATCGTTACTTGTGGGACATTCACAGCTACACATCTGGGTAACTTTCAGGGTATTCCACCAACAGGTAAACAAATCCAGTTATCCATCATGCACATTGACCGCGTTGAAAACGGCAAAATTGTAGAGCATTGGGGACAAGGAGACGCACTAGGATTAATGCAACAACTGGGTATTGTTTTTATTCCAGGTTTCACACTTGTACCACATATCATTAAAAGTCTTTTAGCCAAGCCATTTAAAAGCTATCCCAAATCAAATACAAATAAAGGATGA
- a CDS encoding class I SAM-dependent methyltransferase, which produces MSLEQQESMHFNDYEAFAEAYVKRTESNSHNAYYERPAMFSLLSHIKFKRVLDAGCAGGIYSEWLINHGAEVVSIDISNKMVKLTQERLKDRGEVYQADLNQPLTFLNNNSFDLILSSLTLHYLRDWEQVFQEFHRILSPKGLFLFSTHHPFMDFQLFEKADYFATDLLEDSWQGYGNTPVSVRFYRRPLSAMTSALKSAGFVIKQIVEPRPTEECKQLYPQDYEKLSQKPWFLIILAQKTT; this is translated from the coding sequence ATGAGTCTAGAACAGCAGGAATCTATGCATTTTAACGACTACGAAGCCTTTGCAGAAGCTTATGTAAAGCGTACAGAATCCAATTCCCACAACGCTTACTACGAAAGACCAGCCATGTTCTCTCTTTTATCCCATATCAAATTTAAGCGTGTATTAGATGCTGGTTGTGCAGGCGGAATTTATTCTGAATGGTTGATTAATCATGGTGCTGAAGTTGTATCTATTGATATTAGCAATAAAATGGTAAAATTGACCCAAGAAAGACTCAAAGACCGGGGAGAAGTTTACCAAGCTGACTTGAATCAACCCCTGACTTTTTTAAATAATAATTCGTTTGATCTCATTTTAAGCTCATTAACTCTCCACTATTTAAGAGATTGGGAACAAGTTTTCCAAGAATTTCACCGCATTCTATCACCTAAAGGATTATTTTTGTTTTCCACACATCATCCTTTTATGGATTTCCAATTGTTTGAAAAAGCTGATTATTTTGCCACAGATTTATTAGAAGATTCTTGGCAAGGCTATGGTAACACACCTGTAAGCGTGCGCTTTTACCGCCGTCCATTAAGTGCGATGACTTCCGCATTAAAGAGTGCAGGATTTGTCATCAAACAAATTGTTGAACCACGTCCCACCGAGGAGTGCAAACAACTTTACCCGCAAGATTATGAAAAACTCTCTCAAAAACCTTGGTTTCTCATTATCCTTGCTCAGAAGACAACTTAA
- a CDS encoding hydantoinase B/oxoprolinase family protein yields the protein MYTTHQPDPVRLEIFKNLYQFIAEQMGIVLQNTAASVNIKERLDFSCAIFDTSGLLVANAPHIPVHLGSMSESVRSLINDKGDTIKPGNVYLSNNPYNGGTHLPDVTAITPVFLEDTHTSIPLFYVASRGHQADIGGITPGSMPPHSTTVEEEGILFDNFLLVEQGKFQEIPVREILANHPYPARNPDQNIADFKAQIAANSRGVQELRKMVTQYGIETVQSYMKFVQDNAEASVRRAINLLKDGSFTYAMDNGAKIKVTVTINRENRSAIIDFTGTSPQLNSNFNAPKAVTQAAVLYVFRTLVDDNIPLNAGCLNPLEIIVPIGCMLNPIYPAAVVAGNVETSQTIVDALYGALGVMAGSQGTMNNFTFGNQRYQYYETICGGSGAGVNFDGTDAVHTHMTNSRLTDPEVLETRYPVLVESFSLRPNSGGQGKHFGGDGVIRRIRFLEPMTANILSSHRLVPPFALNGGEPGQVGHNWIQRQDGTQENLNSTATVQMQPGDVFIIETPGGGGFGTIS from the coding sequence ATGTACACAACACATCAACCCGACCCAGTTCGCCTAGAAATATTCAAAAATCTCTATCAATTTATCGCCGAACAAATGGGAATCGTGCTGCAAAACACAGCCGCATCGGTAAACATTAAAGAACGCCTCGATTTCTCTTGCGCCATCTTTGATACTTCGGGATTATTAGTAGCCAACGCCCCCCATATTCCCGTACATTTAGGCTCAATGAGTGAAAGTGTCCGCAGCTTAATTAACGATAAAGGCGACACCATTAAACCCGGAAATGTTTACCTATCAAATAATCCTTATAACGGCGGAACGCACCTTCCAGATGTTACAGCTATTACCCCCGTTTTCCTCGAAGATACTCACACCTCAATTCCCCTCTTTTACGTGGCTTCTCGTGGACACCAAGCCGATATTGGTGGGATTACGCCCGGTTCCATGCCTCCCCACAGCACCACAGTAGAAGAAGAAGGAATTTTATTTGATAACTTCCTCTTAGTTGAACAGGGAAAATTTCAGGAAATTCCAGTACGAGAAATCCTCGCAAATCATCCCTATCCGGCGCGTAACCCTGACCAAAATATTGCTGATTTCAAAGCCCAAATTGCTGCTAATTCTAGAGGAGTGCAAGAACTCCGAAAAATGGTTACTCAATACGGCATTGAGACAGTGCAGTCTTATATGAAATTCGTGCAAGATAATGCCGAAGCATCAGTGAGGCGAGCGATAAATCTACTCAAAGATGGTTCATTTACTTATGCAATGGATAATGGGGCAAAAATTAAAGTTACAGTCACAATTAATCGAGAAAATCGCAGTGCTATCATTGATTTTACTGGCACATCTCCACAGCTAAATAGTAACTTTAATGCTCCCAAAGCCGTAACTCAAGCAGCAGTTTTATATGTCTTCCGGACTTTGGTTGATGATAATATTCCCCTGAATGCTGGCTGTCTTAACCCTTTAGAAATAATTGTGCCAATTGGCTGTATGCTTAACCCAATATACCCGGCCGCAGTCGTAGCAGGTAATGTGGAAACCTCTCAAACCATTGTCGATGCTTTATATGGTGCGTTGGGTGTCATGGCTGGTTCCCAGGGAACAATGAATAATTTTACGTTTGGAAATCAGCGTTATCAATATTATGAAACCATCTGCGGTGGTTCTGGCGCAGGAGTTAATTTTGATGGTACTGATGCAGTCCATACCCACATGACCAACTCTCGATTAACTGACCCCGAAGTTTTAGAAACCCGCTATCCTGTATTAGTAGAAAGCTTTAGTCTGCGTCCTAATAGCGGTGGTCAAGGTAAACATTTCGGTGGTGATGGCGTAATTCGCCGCATTCGGTTTTTAGAACCCATGACAGCAAATATTCTCTCTAGCCATCGCTTAGTTCCACCCTTTGCATTAAATGGAGGGGAACCAGGACAAGTCGGACACAACTGGATACAACGTCAAGATGGAACCCAAGAGAATTTAAACAGTACCGCCACAGTACAAATGCAGCCTGGAGATGTTTTCATCATTGAAACCCCTGGCGGCGGCGGATTTGGTACAATCTCC